In the genome of Gemmatimonadaceae bacterium, one region contains:
- a CDS encoding Spy/CpxP family protein refolding chaperone: MNRIRTAAAVVAMLVGAATVASAQAPTPQEGRQGQRGAKGHQGPHGMMADLNLTDTQKEQIKAIHAKYRVRFEQLREQSRPDVEAARAARQAGDTAAARAAMTRARANGTQVAALRQQEHAEVRAVLNAEQRSRLDARQAQMRERMAQRDSTRRARGADGRSPMRGNRPARPARPARPNAGN; encoded by the coding sequence ATGAATCGCATTCGTACAGCGGCCGCCGTGGTCGCGATGCTCGTGGGTGCCGCGACCGTTGCCAGCGCGCAGGCTCCGACACCCCAGGAAGGTCGCCAGGGCCAGCGCGGTGCGAAGGGGCACCAGGGCCCGCATGGCATGATGGCGGACCTGAACCTCACCGACACGCAGAAGGAACAGATCAAGGCGATTCACGCCAAGTATCGCGTGCGTTTCGAGCAGCTCCGAGAGCAGTCGCGTCCGGACGTCGAGGCCGCCCGCGCTGCGCGCCAGGCCGGGGACACGGCCGCCGCGCGCGCCGCGATGACGCGCGCCCGCGCGAACGGCACGCAGGTGGCGGCGCTGCGGCAGCAGGAGCACGCGGAGGTTCGCGCTGTCCTGAACGCCGAGCAGCGCTCGAGACTCGACGCCCGCCAGGCGCAGATGCGTGAGCGCATGGCGCAGCGTGATTCGACCAGACGCGCGCGAGGCGCGGACGGCCGCAGCCCGATGCGCGGCAATCGCCCCGCCCGGCCGGCTCGTCCCGCGCGGCCGAACGCCGGGAACTGA